From the Aquitalea magnusonii genome, one window contains:
- a CDS encoding ABC-F family ATPase, which produces MITTSNITMQFGVKPLFEKVSVKFGEGNRYGLIGANGSGKSTFMKILGGDLEQTSGEVAIENGLRLGKLRQDQFAYEDQRVIDVVMMGHTEMWAAMSERDAIYANLEATEEDYMHAAELEAKFAEYDGYTAEARAGELLMGVGIPVEQHFGPMSEVAPGWKLRVLLAQALFSNPDILLLDEPTNNLDINTIRWLENVLNERNSTMIIISHDRHFLNSVCTHMADLDYNTIRIYPGNYDDYMIASAQARERQLSSNSKAKERIQELQEFVARFSANKSKARQATSRLKQVDKLKSEMVEVKPSSRQNPFIRFETDDKFKLHRQAVEVENLSKAYDSKVLFKDMSFILEAGARLAVIGPNGAGKTSLIKLLAGAFEPKFAEGLTADYGTIKWAEKAQIGYFAQDHEADFDTDMNLTEWMREWGQEGDDEQVIRGTLGRLLFGGDEVTKPVRVLSGGEKGRMLYGKLILQKPNVMIMDEPTNHMDMESIESLNMALEKYKGTLIFVSHDRQFVSSLATHVLELDGKGGYDYYTGNYEDYLASKGLE; this is translated from the coding sequence GTGATTACCACAAGCAACATTACCATGCAGTTTGGCGTTAAGCCTTTGTTTGAAAAGGTTAGCGTCAAGTTTGGCGAAGGCAACCGTTACGGCCTGATTGGTGCCAACGGTTCCGGCAAATCGACTTTCATGAAGATTCTGGGCGGCGACCTGGAGCAGACCAGCGGCGAAGTGGCCATTGAAAACGGCCTGCGTCTGGGTAAGCTGCGTCAGGATCAGTTTGCCTATGAAGACCAGCGCGTCATCGATGTGGTGATGATGGGCCATACCGAGATGTGGGCGGCAATGAGCGAGCGTGACGCCATTTACGCCAATCTCGAAGCCACCGAAGAAGACTATATGCACGCGGCCGAGCTGGAGGCCAAGTTTGCCGAATATGACGGCTATACTGCCGAAGCGCGTGCCGGCGAACTGCTGATGGGGGTGGGCATTCCGGTGGAGCAGCACTTTGGGCCGATGAGCGAAGTGGCTCCGGGCTGGAAGCTGCGTGTGCTGCTGGCACAGGCCTTGTTCTCCAACCCGGACATCCTGTTGCTGGACGAACCGACCAACAACCTGGACATCAACACCATTCGCTGGCTGGAGAACGTGCTGAACGAGCGCAACTCCACCATGATCATCATTTCGCATGACCGCCACTTCCTGAATTCCGTGTGTACCCACATGGCGGATCTGGACTACAACACCATCCGTATCTATCCGGGCAATTATGATGACTACATGATTGCCTCGGCCCAGGCGCGCGAACGTCAGCTGTCTTCCAACAGCAAGGCCAAGGAGCGCATCCAGGAGCTGCAGGAATTCGTGGCCCGTTTCTCGGCCAACAAGTCCAAGGCGCGTCAGGCTACTTCCCGTCTGAAGCAGGTGGACAAGTTGAAGTCGGAAATGGTGGAGGTGAAGCCTTCCAGCCGCCAAAACCCGTTCATCCGTTTCGAGACCGACGACAAGTTCAAACTGCACCGTCAGGCCGTTGAAGTGGAAAACCTGAGCAAAGCCTACGACAGCAAGGTGCTGTTCAAGGACATGAGCTTTATTCTGGAAGCCGGTGCCCGCCTGGCCGTGATCGGCCCTAACGGCGCAGGTAAGACCTCGCTGATCAAGCTGCTGGCCGGTGCGTTTGAACCCAAATTTGCCGAGGGTCTGACTGCAGACTATGGCACGATCAAATGGGCGGAAAAAGCCCAGATCGGTTATTTCGCGCAGGACCACGAAGCCGATTTCGACACCGACATGAACCTGACCGAGTGGATGCGCGAGTGGGGTCAGGAAGGCGACGACGAGCAGGTGATCCGTGGCACGCTGGGCCGCCTGCTGTTTGGTGGTGACGAGGTAACCAAGCCGGTGCGTGTGCTGTCCGGTGGCGAGAAGGGCCGCATGCTGTATGGCAAGCTGATCCTGCAAAAGCCGAATGTGATGATCATGGACGAACCGACCAACCATATGGATATGGAGTCGATCGAATCCTTGAACATGGCGCTGGAAAAGTACAAGGGTACGCTGATTTTCGTATCGCACGACCGTCAGTTTGTCAGCTCGCTGGCAACCCATGTGCTGGAGCTGGATGGCAAGGGTGGTTATGACTACTACACCGGCAATTACGAGGATTATCTGGCTAGCAAGGGTTTGGAATAA
- the dapA gene encoding 4-hydroxy-tetrahydrodipicolinate synthase, translated as MLTGSLVALVTPMSTDGRVDFESLSRLVDFHIDNGTSGIVAVGTTGESATLAVDEHIAVVEAVIKQAKGRVKVIAGTGANSTAEAIELAAHAKQAGADMTLSVVPYYNKPTQEGMYRHFRAIAESVDIPVILYNVPGRTVADMNNDTVLRLAEVPGIIGLKDATGDIGRACDLISRVPKNFALYSGDDATGMAFMLCGGNGVISVTSNVAPKLMSQMCAAAIAGNAALARELNDKLQGLHKQLFAEPNPIPAKWVLQELGMIPAGIRLPLHVMSDNLRPQLTAAMKQAELI; from the coding sequence ATGCTTACCGGTAGCTTGGTTGCCCTGGTCACCCCGATGTCCACTGATGGTCGGGTCGACTTCGAATCCCTTTCCCGCCTGGTCGATTTCCACATCGACAATGGCACCAGCGGCATTGTTGCCGTCGGTACCACCGGCGAATCCGCCACCCTTGCCGTTGATGAGCACATCGCCGTTGTCGAAGCTGTCATCAAACAGGCCAAGGGCCGCGTCAAGGTTATCGCCGGCACCGGGGCAAACTCCACCGCCGAAGCCATCGAACTGGCGGCACATGCCAAGCAGGCCGGTGCCGACATGACGCTTTCCGTGGTGCCCTACTACAACAAACCGACGCAGGAAGGCATGTACCGCCATTTCCGCGCAATTGCTGAAAGTGTCGACATTCCGGTCATCTTGTACAACGTACCGGGCCGTACCGTTGCCGACATGAACAACGACACCGTTCTGCGTCTTGCCGAAGTACCCGGCATCATCGGACTGAAAGATGCGACGGGTGATATCGGCCGCGCTTGCGACCTGATCAGCCGTGTGCCGAAAAACTTCGCGCTGTACTCCGGCGATGACGCCACCGGCATGGCTTTCATGCTGTGCGGTGGCAATGGCGTGATTTCAGTAACGTCCAATGTTGCACCTAAACTGATGAGCCAGATGTGTGCCGCCGCGATTGCCGGCAACGCAGCACTGGCACGTGAGCTGAATGACAAGTTGCAAGGTCTGCACAAACAGCTGTTTGCCGAACCCAATCCGATTCCGGCCAAGTGGGTACTGCAAGAGCTGGGCATGATTCCTGCAGGCATCCGCCTCCCCCTTCATGTGATGTCGGACAACCTGCGCCCGCAGCTGACCGCCGCCATGAAACAGGCTGAACTCATTTAA
- the bamC gene encoding outer membrane protein assembly factor BamC: MKRSAPAAILLATGILAGCSTSNPLEKKLDYKSAEPPKAGNSLEVPPDLTAPQIQNKYVIPTTGSASALANSNAAAAAQQAPAVQAAVTGNTIAVNSINNITMERAGTQRWLEVKGKSPAELWPVLKAFWQENGFVIKTEEPDLGIMETDWAENRAKLPSDGIRKLMETVGLGGAMSTPERDKFRIRLEKTANGTEIYFSHRGMYETFINEGKSDTMWQPRPVDPNLEAELLGRFMIRMGISEEQAKEAVKKTQVVADKPKDSIVGGTLNINDSFDRAWRRVGLALDRIGLVVNDRDRSQGLYFVKPAKGELDKKDEASSSGGFWSSLAFWKSKDAAEKANSSSPEYRIQIKEADSGSSTLVVLDKQGKPLSDSFAKSVLSKLQTELQ; this comes from the coding sequence ATGAAACGAAGCGCGCCCGCCGCGATTCTGCTGGCAACCGGCATTCTCGCTGGTTGCAGCACCTCCAACCCGCTGGAAAAGAAACTGGACTATAAGTCCGCCGAGCCGCCAAAGGCAGGTAACTCACTGGAAGTCCCGCCTGATCTGACTGCGCCGCAGATTCAGAACAAGTACGTCATCCCGACAACCGGTAGTGCCTCGGCCCTGGCCAATAGCAATGCTGCCGCAGCTGCACAGCAGGCACCTGCCGTACAAGCTGCTGTTACCGGCAATACCATTGCCGTCAACAGCATCAACAACATCACCATGGAACGCGCTGGCACACAGCGCTGGCTCGAGGTCAAGGGCAAGTCTCCTGCCGAACTGTGGCCAGTGCTGAAGGCGTTCTGGCAGGAAAACGGTTTTGTCATAAAAACCGAAGAGCCTGATCTTGGCATCATGGAAACCGACTGGGCGGAAAACCGCGCCAAGCTGCCATCCGATGGCATTCGCAAGCTGATGGAAACCGTTGGCCTGGGTGGTGCCATGTCGACACCGGAGCGCGACAAGTTCCGCATCCGGCTTGAGAAGACCGCCAACGGCACTGAAATCTACTTCTCGCATCGCGGCATGTACGAAACCTTCATTAACGAAGGCAAATCGGACACCATGTGGCAGCCGCGTCCGGTAGACCCGAATCTGGAAGCCGAACTGCTGGGCCGTTTCATGATCCGCATGGGCATCAGCGAAGAGCAGGCCAAGGAAGCCGTCAAGAAAACCCAGGTCGTTGCCGACAAGCCGAAAGACAGCATTGTGGGTGGCACACTGAATATCAACGATAGCTTTGACCGCGCTTGGCGTCGTGTCGGCCTGGCACTGGACCGCATTGGTCTGGTGGTGAACGACCGCGATCGCTCACAAGGTCTGTACTTCGTCAAACCCGCCAAGGGCGAACTAGACAAGAAGGACGAAGCCTCCAGCAGCGGTGGTTTCTGGTCCAGCCTGGCGTTCTGGAAGAGCAAGGATGCTGCCGAGAAGGCCAATTCATCCAGCCCGGAATACCGGATTCAGATCAAGGAAGCAGACAGCGGCAGCAGTACCCTTGTGGTACTGGACAAGCAAGGCAAACCCTTGTCTGACAGTTTTGCCAAGTCGGTTCTCTCCAAGCTGCAGACTGAACTACAGTAA
- a CDS encoding cupin domain-containing protein has translation MQEDVESRLIENRNGKWHLERGPFRPARFRKLGETDWTILVQNVNHHLPHIDKILWQFDFIPFARLDDLMISYAPPGGTVGPHFDSYDVFLLQVGGRKRWQISSQADDDFIPDAPIRVLQDFRVEEEFVLEHGDMLYLPPKCAHYGVALEPGMTYSIGFRAAPTQELATQFLVYMQDHICLEGRYADPELQRQPDPARISDEMVDKVSQMLSQITWDKQTISDFLGHYLTEPKPHVFYDSPAEELDEDEFAQEVGLLGIELDRKSLILFHDEMFYCNGEVLEIEPNDVALWQQFANQRHLSPADIRPSLLDALYEGYLSGYWHLPQSVAK, from the coding sequence ATGCAGGAAGATGTGGAGTCACGCCTGATCGAAAACCGCAACGGAAAATGGCACCTGGAGCGTGGCCCCTTCCGTCCCGCTCGATTCCGTAAGCTGGGTGAAACCGACTGGACCATCCTGGTGCAGAATGTGAACCACCACTTGCCGCATATCGACAAGATTCTGTGGCAATTCGATTTCATCCCTTTTGCCAGGCTGGATGATCTGATGATTAGCTATGCGCCACCTGGTGGCACGGTTGGTCCGCATTTTGATTCCTACGATGTTTTCCTGTTGCAAGTGGGGGGGCGCAAGCGCTGGCAGATTTCCTCGCAAGCGGATGACGATTTCATTCCGGATGCCCCCATCAGGGTTTTGCAGGACTTCCGTGTGGAAGAGGAGTTTGTGCTGGAACATGGCGACATGCTCTATCTGCCACCCAAATGTGCGCATTATGGGGTGGCGCTTGAGCCGGGCATGACTTACTCCATCGGTTTTCGCGCGGCACCGACGCAGGAGCTGGCAACGCAGTTTCTGGTGTACATGCAGGACCACATCTGCCTGGAGGGCCGTTATGCCGATCCTGAATTGCAACGTCAGCCAGACCCGGCGCGCATCAGCGATGAAATGGTAGATAAAGTCAGCCAGATGCTAAGTCAGATTACTTGGGACAAGCAGACGATCAGCGACTTCCTTGGACACTATCTGACCGAACCGAAGCCGCATGTGTTTTACGATTCACCAGCAGAAGAGCTGGATGAGGATGAGTTTGCCCAAGAAGTAGGGCTGCTCGGGATTGAACTGGATCGCAAAAGCCTGATTCTGTTCCATGATGAAATGTTCTATTGCAATGGTGAGGTTCTCGAAATCGAACCGAATGATGTTGCACTGTGGCAACAATTTGCCAATCAGCGGCATTTGTCCCCAGCCGACATCAGGCCGTCGTTATTGGATGCGCTGTACGAAGGATATCTATCTGGATATTGGCATTTGCCGCAGTCTGTAGCAAAATAA
- a CDS encoding FKBP-type peptidyl-prolyl cis-trans isomerase yields the protein MQIAKDTVVTLHYEMFDAENTLLDKTEEPIAYLHGGYDGIFPLVEEALHGKSVGDSVDVKLTPDDAFGDPEEELVRVEDLDVFPADVEVGMMFEADDPETGDVLLFRVTDIADGKAIVDANHPLAGQTIRFVAKVTEVRAATAEELSHGHVHGAHGHHH from the coding sequence ATGCAAATCGCCAAAGACACCGTCGTTACCCTCCACTACGAGATGTTCGACGCGGAGAACACCCTCCTCGACAAAACCGAAGAGCCCATTGCCTACCTGCACGGTGGCTATGATGGCATCTTCCCGCTGGTTGAAGAGGCCCTGCACGGCAAGAGCGTTGGCGACTCCGTCGACGTCAAGCTGACCCCGGATGATGCCTTCGGCGATCCGGAAGAAGAGCTGGTTCGTGTCGAAGACTTGGACGTCTTCCCGGCTGATGTTGAAGTCGGCATGATGTTTGAAGCCGACGATCCGGAAACCGGCGATGTTCTGCTGTTCCGCGTCACCGACATCGCCGACGGCAAAGCCATCGTGGATGCCAACCATCCGCTGGCAGGTCAGACTATCCGCTTTGTTGCCAAGGTTACCGAAGTGCGTGCCGCTACTGCCGAAGAACTGAGCCACGGCCACGTTCACGGCGCACATGGCCACCACCATTAA
- the prmC gene encoding peptide chain release factor N(5)-glutamine methyltransferase, whose product MLTLAQALRCHPLPRLEARMLLQHVRPGLTHARMIADPDLQLTESEAAQFTQLAQRRLQGEPMAYLLGEREFYGRNFRVTPAVLIPRPETEHLVEAALQRVAAVAPMRVLDLGCGSGAIAVTLALEAPVWQVQAVDLSAAALEVARGNAEQLGAVVHFHQGSWYQPLAGQGDFDLIVSNPPYIEQHDHHLDEGDVRFEPRMALTDESDGLACLREIIAGAPLRLKPGGWVMLEHGYDQGEAVRQLLRQAGLQAVETLLDLAGLDRVSLGRKAVA is encoded by the coding sequence ATGCTGACCCTTGCACAGGCACTGCGCTGCCATCCACTGCCCCGTCTGGAGGCACGCATGCTGTTGCAGCATGTCCGTCCGGGCCTGACCCATGCCCGCATGATTGCCGATCCTGATCTGCAGCTCACTGAAAGTGAAGCTGCCCAGTTTACGCAGCTGGCACAGCGCCGCCTGCAAGGCGAGCCGATGGCCTACTTGCTGGGCGAACGCGAATTCTATGGTCGCAACTTCCGGGTTACACCTGCGGTGTTGATCCCCCGCCCCGAGACCGAGCATCTGGTAGAAGCCGCCTTGCAGCGCGTGGCCGCTGTCGCACCAATGCGCGTGCTGGACCTGGGCTGTGGCAGTGGTGCCATTGCCGTTACCTTGGCACTGGAAGCCCCGGTATGGCAGGTGCAGGCGGTTGATTTGTCTGCGGCCGCACTTGAAGTTGCCCGTGGCAATGCCGAACAGTTGGGCGCGGTGGTCCACTTTCATCAGGGAAGCTGGTATCAGCCACTGGCCGGGCAGGGCGATTTCGACCTGATTGTTTCCAATCCGCCGTATATCGAACAGCACGATCATCATCTGGACGAGGGTGATGTCCGTTTTGAACCACGCATGGCCCTCACGGATGAAAGTGACGGTCTGGCCTGCCTGCGCGAAATCATTGCCGGCGCCCCCCTGCGATTGAAGCCGGGTGGTTGGGTCATGCTGGAGCATGGCTATGATCAAGGTGAGGCGGTGCGGCAGCTCTTGCGGCAAGCAGGCTTGCAGGCGGTGGAAACCCTGCTTGATCTGGCCGGGCTGGATCGGGTGTCGCTGGGCCGGAAAGCGGTCGCCTGA